A genomic region of Mus musculus strain C57BL/6J chromosome 7, GRCm38.p6 C57BL/6J contains the following coding sequences:
- the Asb7 gene encoding ankyrin repeat and SOCS box protein 7 isoform X3, with amino-acid sequence MIDVPQLSERPSDPTVKDLIGGFTALHYAAMHGRARIARLMLESEYRSDIINAKSNDGWTPLHVAAHYGRDSFVRLLLEFKAEVDPLSDKGTTPLQLAIIRERSSCVKILLDHNANIDIQNGFLLRYAVIKSNHSYCRMFLQRGADTNLGRLEDGQTPLHLSALRDDVLCARMLYNYGADTNTRNYEGQTPLAVSISISGSSRPCLDFLQDVTRQPRTLQDLCRIKIRQCIGLQNLKLLDELPIAKVMKDYLKHKFDDI; translated from the exons ATGATAGACGTTCCACAGCTCTCAGAGAGGCCAT CTGATCCCACGGTTAAGGATTTAATCGGAGGCTTCACTGCTCTGCATTACGCTGCCATGCACGGCCGGGCCCGGATTGCACGCCTGATGTTAGAGTCTGAGTACAGGAGTGACATTATTAATGCAAAAAGCAATGATGGCTGGACTCCCCTCCATGTGGCTGCCCACTACGGTAGGGACTCATTTGTCCGGCTCCTCCTGGAGTTCAAGGCTGAAGTTGACCCGCTCAGTGATAAAGGTACAACGCCACTTCAGCTTGCCATCATCCGAGAGCGGTCAAGCTGTGTGAAGATCCTTCTGGACCACAACGCCAACATCGACATCCAGAACGGATTCCTGCTGCGCTATGCTGTGATCAAAAGCAATCACTCTTACTGCCGCATGTTTCTTCAGAGAGGAGCAGACACAAACTTAGGGCGTCTAGAAGACGGACAGACTCCTTTGCACTTGTCTGCCCTCCGTGATGACGTGCTCTGCGCACGGATGCTGTATAACTATGGAGCGGACACGAACACAAGGAACTATGAAGGTCAGACTCCACTGGCCGTTTCCATAAGTATTTCAGGAAGTAGTCGGCCGTGTTTGGATTTCTTACAAGACGTCACAA GACAGCCCAGAACCCTGCAGGACCTGTGCCGAATTAAAATTCGACAGTGTATAGGCCTTCAAAACCTGAAGCTGCTTGATGAGCTACCAATTGCCAAGGTCATGAAAGACTACTTAAAACACAAATTTGATGATATCTGA
- the Asb7 gene encoding ankyrin repeat and SOCS box protein 7 isoform X1 gives MLHHHCRRNPELQEELQIQAAVAAGDVHTVRKMLEQGYSPNGRDANGWTLLHFSAARGKERCVRVFLEHGADPTVKDLIGGFTALHYAAMHGRARIARLMLESEYRSDIINAKSNDGWTPLHVAAHYGRDSFVRLLLEFKAEVDPLSDKGTTPLQLAIIRERSSCVKILLDHNANIDIQNGFLLRYAVIKSNHSYCRMFLQRGADTNLGRLEDGQTPLHLSALRDDVLCARMLYNYGADTNTRNYEGQTPLAVSISISGSSRPCLDFLQDVTRQPRTLQDLCRIKIRQCIGLQNLKLLDELPIAKVMKDYLKHKFDDI, from the exons ATGTTACACCACCACTGCCGGAGGAACCCTGAGCTTCAGGAAGAGTTGCAGATTCAGGCTGCAGTGGCAGCCGGGGATGTTCACACAGTACGAAAGATGTTGGAACAAGGCTATTCCCCAAATGGCCGAGATGCCAATGGCTGGACCTTGCTCCATTTCTCTGCagcaagaggaaaggagaggtgtGTTCGAGTGTTTCTGGAACACGGAG CTGATCCCACGGTTAAGGATTTAATCGGAGGCTTCACTGCTCTGCATTACGCTGCCATGCACGGCCGGGCCCGGATTGCACGCCTGATGTTAGAGTCTGAGTACAGGAGTGACATTATTAATGCAAAAAGCAATGATGGCTGGACTCCCCTCCATGTGGCTGCCCACTACGGTAGGGACTCATTTGTCCGGCTCCTCCTGGAGTTCAAGGCTGAAGTTGACCCGCTCAGTGATAAAGGTACAACGCCACTTCAGCTTGCCATCATCCGAGAGCGGTCAAGCTGTGTGAAGATCCTTCTGGACCACAACGCCAACATCGACATCCAGAACGGATTCCTGCTGCGCTATGCTGTGATCAAAAGCAATCACTCTTACTGCCGCATGTTTCTTCAGAGAGGAGCAGACACAAACTTAGGGCGTCTAGAAGACGGACAGACTCCTTTGCACTTGTCTGCCCTCCGTGATGACGTGCTCTGCGCACGGATGCTGTATAACTATGGAGCGGACACGAACACAAGGAACTATGAAGGTCAGACTCCACTGGCCGTTTCCATAAGTATTTCAGGAAGTAGTCGGCCGTGTTTGGATTTCTTACAAGACGTCACAA GACAGCCCAGAACCCTGCAGGACCTGTGCCGAATTAAAATTCGACAGTGTATAGGCCTTCAAAACCTGAAGCTGCTTGATGAGCTACCAATTGCCAAGGTCATGAAAGACTACTTAAAACACAAATTTGATGATATCTGA
- the Asb7 gene encoding ankyrin repeat and SOCS box protein 7 isoform X2: MLHHHCRRNPELQEELQIQAAVAAGDVHTVRKMLEQGYSPNGRDANGWTLLHFSAARGKERCVRVFLEHGADPTVKDLIGGFTALHYAAMHGRARIARLMLESEYRSDIINAKSNDGWTPLHVAAHYGRDSFVRLLLEFKAEVDPLSDKGTTPLQLAIIRERSSCVKILLDHNANIDIQNGFLLRYAVIKSNHSYCRMFLQRGADTNLGRLEDGQTPLHLSALRDDVLCARMLYNYGADTNTRNYEGQTPLAVSISISGSSRPCLDFLQDVTNSVPPLGLGRRLSW; this comes from the exons ATGTTACACCACCACTGCCGGAGGAACCCTGAGCTTCAGGAAGAGTTGCAGATTCAGGCTGCAGTGGCAGCCGGGGATGTTCACACAGTACGAAAGATGTTGGAACAAGGCTATTCCCCAAATGGCCGAGATGCCAATGGCTGGACCTTGCTCCATTTCTCTGCagcaagaggaaaggagaggtgtGTTCGAGTGTTTCTGGAACACGGAG CTGATCCCACGGTTAAGGATTTAATCGGAGGCTTCACTGCTCTGCATTACGCTGCCATGCACGGCCGGGCCCGGATTGCACGCCTGATGTTAGAGTCTGAGTACAGGAGTGACATTATTAATGCAAAAAGCAATGATGGCTGGACTCCCCTCCATGTGGCTGCCCACTACGGTAGGGACTCATTTGTCCGGCTCCTCCTGGAGTTCAAGGCTGAAGTTGACCCGCTCAGTGATAAAGGTACAACGCCACTTCAGCTTGCCATCATCCGAGAGCGGTCAAGCTGTGTGAAGATCCTTCTGGACCACAACGCCAACATCGACATCCAGAACGGATTCCTGCTGCGCTATGCTGTGATCAAAAGCAATCACTCTTACTGCCGCATGTTTCTTCAGAGAGGAGCAGACACAAACTTAGGGCGTCTAGAAGACGGACAGACTCCTTTGCACTTGTCTGCCCTCCGTGATGACGTGCTCTGCGCACGGATGCTGTATAACTATGGAGCGGACACGAACACAAGGAACTATGAAGGTCAGACTCCACTGGCCGTTTCCATAAGTATTTCAGGAAGTAGTCGGCCGTGTTTGGATTTCTTACAAGACGTCACAA ATTCTGTGCCACCGTTGGGACTGGGGAGACGGCTGAGCTGGTAG